In a genomic window of Myotis daubentonii chromosome X, mMyoDau2.1, whole genome shotgun sequence:
- the GRIPAP1 gene encoding GRIP1-associated protein 1 isoform X2 codes for MTELRLRIELLGGGGGRNMAQALSEEEFQRMQAQLLELRTNNYQLSDELRKNGVELTSLRQKVAYLDKEFNKAQKALSKSKKAQEVEGLLSENEMLQAKLHSQEEDFRLQNSTLMAEFSKLCSQMEHLELENQQLKDEASKAGAAQAGSVVDGELLRLQAENTALQKNVAALQERYGKEAGKSTAAIEGQGDQLENQTPTVLSPMPLAEVELKWEMEKEEKKLLWEQLQGLESSKQAETSRLQEELAKLSEKLKKKQESFCRLQTEKETLFNDSRNKIEELQQRKEADLKAQLARNQKLQQELDAANQSLAELRDQRQGERLEHAAALRALQDQVSIKSADAKEQVKRLLAEKRALRINLAALEQIQTAKTQELNMLREQTAQVTSELQLRQTEYEHLMGQKDDLNSQLQESLRANSRLLEQLQEISQEKEQLTQELQDARKSAEKRKAMLDELAIETLQEKSQHKEELGAVRLRHEKEVLGVRARYERELRELHEDKKRQEEELRAQIREEKARTRELESLQQTVEELQAQVHSMDGAKGWFERRLKEAEESLQQQQQEQEDALKQCQEQHAKELKNKEEELQGVLDQLQQAQEERDSHLKTISNLKQEVKDTVDGQRILEKKGSAALKDLKRQLHLERKRADKLQERLQDILTNSKNRSGLEELVLSEMNSPSRTQTGDSSSVSSFSYREILREKESSTIPARSLSSSPQAQAPRPAELSDEEVAELFQRLAETQQEKWMLEEKVKHLEVSSASMAEDLCRKSAIIETYVMDSRIDVSVAAGHTDRSGLGSVLRDLVKPGDENLREMNKKLQNMLEEQLTKNMHLHKDMEVLSQEIVRLSKECVGSPEPDLQPGESS; via the exons ATGACAGAGCTGCGTCTGCGCATTGAgctgttgggggggggaggggggaggaacaTGGCGCAAGCTCTGTCCGAGGAGGAGTTTCAACGGATGCAG GCTCAGCTTCTGGAACTCCGAACAAACAACTACCAGCTTTCAGATGAACTACGCAAGAATGGTGTTG AACTCACCAGTCTTCGACAGAAGGTCGCCTACCTGGATAAGGAGTTCAACAAagctcagaag GCACTGAGCAAGAGCAAGAAAGCTCAG GAAGTCGAGGGGCTGCTAAGTGAAAATGAAATGCTGCAAGCAAAGCTGCACAGCCAAGAGGAGGACTTCCGCTTGCAGAACAGCACACTTATGGCCGAGTTCAGCAAG CTCTGCAGCCAGATGGAACATCTGGAGCTGGAGAACCAGCAATTGAAGGATGAGGCTTccaaggcaggggctgcccagGCCGGGAGCGTTGTGGATGGGGAGCTGCTGAGACTGCAGGCAGAAAATACAGCCTTGCAGAAGAATGTGGCAG CTCTGCAGGAGCGCTATGGGaaagaggctgggaagtccacaGCTGCCATTGAAGGCCAAGGGGACCAGCTAGAGAACCAAACCCCCACCGTCTTATCCCCCATGCCACTGGCAGAGGTGGAGCTGAAGTGGGAaatggagaaggaggagaagaaattgCTCTGGGAGCAACTACAAGGCTTGGAG AGTTCAAAGCAAGCCGAAACATCCAGGCTACAGGAAGAACTTGCTAAG CTCTcagagaaactgaaaaagaagcaagaaag TTTTTGCCGTCTACAGACAGAGAAGGAGACACTATTCAATGATAGCCG GAACAAGATTGAGGAATTACAACAGCGGAAGGAAGCTGATCTCAAAGCTCAGTTGGCTAGAAATCAGAAGCTGCAGCAGGAGCTCGACGCTGCCAATCAG AGCCTGGCAGAGCTAAGAGATCAGCGACAGGGGGAACGGCTGGAACACGCAGCAGCTCTGCGAGCCCTACAGGATCAG GTGTCCATCAAGAGTGCGGATGCAAAGGAACAAGTAAAAAGACTTTTGGCTGAGAAAAGGGCCTTGAGGATTAACCTGGCTGCCCTGGAGCAG ATCCAAACAGCAAAGACCCAAGAGCTGAATATGCTCCGGGAACAGACTGCTCAGGTGACATCTGAGTTGCAGCTGCGGCAGACTGAGTATGAGCACCTCATGGGACAGAAAGATGACCTCAACTCCCAGCTTCAG GAGTCATTACGGGCCAATAGTCGGCTGCTGGAACAACTTCAAGAAATCAGTCAGGAGAAGGAACAATTGACCCAGGAACTACAGGATGCTCGGAAG AGTGCTGAGAAGAGGAAGGCCATGCTGGATGAGCTAGCAATAGAGACGCTGCAGGAGAAGTCCCAGCACAAGGAAGAGCTAGGAGCTGTCCGACTTCGGCATGAGAAGGAGGTGCTGGGGGTGCGTGCCCGTTATGAGCGCGAGCTCCGTGAGCTGCATGAGGACAAGAAGCGGCAGGAGGAGGAGCTCCGTGCCCAGATCCGAGAGGAGAAG GCCCGCACTCGGGAACTGGAGAGTCTCCAGCAGACAGTGGAAGAGCTTCAAGCTCAGGTACACTCTATGGATGGAGCCAAGGGCTGGTTTGAACGGCGCCTGAAGGAGGCTGAG GAatccctgcagcagcagcagcaggaacaaGAGGACGCCCTGAAGCAGTGTCAGGAGCAGCACGCCAAGGAGCTGAAG AACAAGGAAGAGGAACTacagggtgttctggatcagctccagcaggcccaggaggagcGTGACTCCCACCTGAAGACCATCAGCAACCTGAAGCAG GAGGTGAAGGACACCGTGGATGGACAGCGCATCCTGGAGAAGAAGGGCAGTGCTGCG CTCAAGGACCTCAAGCGGCAGCTGCACCTGGAGAGGAAACGGGCGGATAAGCTGCAGGAGCGGCTGCAGGACATTCTCACCAACAGCAAGAACCGTTCCG GCCTCGAGGAGCTGGTTCTCTCAGAAATGAACTCACCAAGCCGGACCCAGACTGGGGACAGCAGTAGCGTCTCCTCCTTCAGTTACCGAGAGATCTTGCGTGAGAAGGAGAGCTCGACCATTCCAGCCCGG TCCTTATCCAGCAGCCCTCAGGCCCAGGCTCCGAGACCAGCAGAGCTGTCAGATGAGGAAGTGGCTGAGCTCTTTCAGCGCCTGGCAGAAACACAGCAGGAGAAATGGATGCTAGAGGAGAAG GTGAAGCACCTGGAGGTGAGCAGCGCCTCTATGGCAGAGGACCTCTGCAGGAAGAGCGCCATCATTGAGACCTACGTCATGGACAGCCGGATCG ATGTGTCCGTGGCAGCAGGCCACACAGACCGCAGCGGGCTGGGCAGTGTCCTGAGAGACCTAGTGAAGCCAGGTGACGAGAACCTTCGGGAGATGAACAAGAAGCTACAGAACATGTTGGAGGAGCAGCTCACCAAGAATATGCATCTGCATAAG GACATGGAAGTTCTATCCCAGGAAATTGTGCGGCTCAGCAAGGAGTGCGTGGGGTCTCCTGAGCCAGACCTACAACCAGGAGAATCCAGCTAA
- the GRIPAP1 gene encoding GRIP1-associated protein 1 isoform X6, with product MTELRLRIELLGGGGGRNMAQALSEEEFQRMQAQLLELRTNNYQLSDELRKNGVELTSLRQKVAYLDKEFNKAQKALSKSKKAQEVEGLLSENEMLQAKLHSQEEDFRLQNSTLMAEFSKLCSQMEHLELENQQLKDEASKAGAAQAGSVVDGELLRLQAENTALQKNVAALQERYGKEAGKSTAAIEGQGDQLENQTPTVLSPMPLAEVELKWEMEKEEKKLLWEQLQGLESSKQAETSRLQEELAKLSEKLKKKQESFCRLQTEKETLFNDSRNKIEELQQRKEADLKAQLARNQKLQQELDAANQSLAELRDQRQGERLEHAAALRALQDQVSIKSADAKEQVKRLLAEKRALRINLAALEQIQTAKTQELNMLREQTAQVTSELQLRQTEYEHLMGQKDDLNSQLQESLRANSRLLEQLQEISQEKEQLTQELQDARKSAEKRKAMLDELAIETLQEKSQHKEELGAVRLRHEKEVLGVRARYERELRELHEDKKRQEEELRAQIREEKARTRELESLQQTVEELQAQVHSMDGAKGWFERRLKEAEESLQQQQQEQEDALKQCQEQHAKELKNKEEELQGVLDQLQQAQEERDSHLKTISNLKQEVKDTVDGQRILEKKGSAALKDLKRQLHLERKRADKLQERLQDILTNSKNRSGLEELVLSEMNSPSRTQTGDSSSVSSFSYREILREKESSTIPARSLSSSPQAQAPRPAELSDEEVAELFQRLAETQQEKWMLEEKVKHLEVSSASMAEDLCRKSAIIETYVMDSRIGHGSSIPGNCAAQQGVRGVS from the exons ATGACAGAGCTGCGTCTGCGCATTGAgctgttgggggggggaggggggaggaacaTGGCGCAAGCTCTGTCCGAGGAGGAGTTTCAACGGATGCAG GCTCAGCTTCTGGAACTCCGAACAAACAACTACCAGCTTTCAGATGAACTACGCAAGAATGGTGTTG AACTCACCAGTCTTCGACAGAAGGTCGCCTACCTGGATAAGGAGTTCAACAAagctcagaag GCACTGAGCAAGAGCAAGAAAGCTCAG GAAGTCGAGGGGCTGCTAAGTGAAAATGAAATGCTGCAAGCAAAGCTGCACAGCCAAGAGGAGGACTTCCGCTTGCAGAACAGCACACTTATGGCCGAGTTCAGCAAG CTCTGCAGCCAGATGGAACATCTGGAGCTGGAGAACCAGCAATTGAAGGATGAGGCTTccaaggcaggggctgcccagGCCGGGAGCGTTGTGGATGGGGAGCTGCTGAGACTGCAGGCAGAAAATACAGCCTTGCAGAAGAATGTGGCAG CTCTGCAGGAGCGCTATGGGaaagaggctgggaagtccacaGCTGCCATTGAAGGCCAAGGGGACCAGCTAGAGAACCAAACCCCCACCGTCTTATCCCCCATGCCACTGGCAGAGGTGGAGCTGAAGTGGGAaatggagaaggaggagaagaaattgCTCTGGGAGCAACTACAAGGCTTGGAG AGTTCAAAGCAAGCCGAAACATCCAGGCTACAGGAAGAACTTGCTAAG CTCTcagagaaactgaaaaagaagcaagaaag TTTTTGCCGTCTACAGACAGAGAAGGAGACACTATTCAATGATAGCCG GAACAAGATTGAGGAATTACAACAGCGGAAGGAAGCTGATCTCAAAGCTCAGTTGGCTAGAAATCAGAAGCTGCAGCAGGAGCTCGACGCTGCCAATCAG AGCCTGGCAGAGCTAAGAGATCAGCGACAGGGGGAACGGCTGGAACACGCAGCAGCTCTGCGAGCCCTACAGGATCAG GTGTCCATCAAGAGTGCGGATGCAAAGGAACAAGTAAAAAGACTTTTGGCTGAGAAAAGGGCCTTGAGGATTAACCTGGCTGCCCTGGAGCAG ATCCAAACAGCAAAGACCCAAGAGCTGAATATGCTCCGGGAACAGACTGCTCAGGTGACATCTGAGTTGCAGCTGCGGCAGACTGAGTATGAGCACCTCATGGGACAGAAAGATGACCTCAACTCCCAGCTTCAG GAGTCATTACGGGCCAATAGTCGGCTGCTGGAACAACTTCAAGAAATCAGTCAGGAGAAGGAACAATTGACCCAGGAACTACAGGATGCTCGGAAG AGTGCTGAGAAGAGGAAGGCCATGCTGGATGAGCTAGCAATAGAGACGCTGCAGGAGAAGTCCCAGCACAAGGAAGAGCTAGGAGCTGTCCGACTTCGGCATGAGAAGGAGGTGCTGGGGGTGCGTGCCCGTTATGAGCGCGAGCTCCGTGAGCTGCATGAGGACAAGAAGCGGCAGGAGGAGGAGCTCCGTGCCCAGATCCGAGAGGAGAAG GCCCGCACTCGGGAACTGGAGAGTCTCCAGCAGACAGTGGAAGAGCTTCAAGCTCAGGTACACTCTATGGATGGAGCCAAGGGCTGGTTTGAACGGCGCCTGAAGGAGGCTGAG GAatccctgcagcagcagcagcaggaacaaGAGGACGCCCTGAAGCAGTGTCAGGAGCAGCACGCCAAGGAGCTGAAG AACAAGGAAGAGGAACTacagggtgttctggatcagctccagcaggcccaggaggagcGTGACTCCCACCTGAAGACCATCAGCAACCTGAAGCAG GAGGTGAAGGACACCGTGGATGGACAGCGCATCCTGGAGAAGAAGGGCAGTGCTGCG CTCAAGGACCTCAAGCGGCAGCTGCACCTGGAGAGGAAACGGGCGGATAAGCTGCAGGAGCGGCTGCAGGACATTCTCACCAACAGCAAGAACCGTTCCG GCCTCGAGGAGCTGGTTCTCTCAGAAATGAACTCACCAAGCCGGACCCAGACTGGGGACAGCAGTAGCGTCTCCTCCTTCAGTTACCGAGAGATCTTGCGTGAGAAGGAGAGCTCGACCATTCCAGCCCGG TCCTTATCCAGCAGCCCTCAGGCCCAGGCTCCGAGACCAGCAGAGCTGTCAGATGAGGAAGTGGCTGAGCTCTTTCAGCGCCTGGCAGAAACACAGCAGGAGAAATGGATGCTAGAGGAGAAG GTGAAGCACCTGGAGGTGAGCAGCGCCTCTATGGCAGAGGACCTCTGCAGGAAGAGCGCCATCATTGAGACCTACGTCATGGACAGCCGGATCG GACATGGAAGTTCTATCCCAGGAAATTGTGCGGCTCAGCAAGGAGTGCGTGGGGTCTCCTGA
- the GRIPAP1 gene encoding GRIP1-associated protein 1 isoform X3, whose translation MTELRLRIELLGGGGGRNMAQALSEEEFQRMQAQLLELRTNNYQLSDELRKNGVELTSLRQKVAYLDKEFNKAQKALSKSKKAQEVEGLLSENEMLQAKLHSQEEDFRLQNSTLMAEFSKLCSQMEHLELENQQLKDEASKAGAAQAGSVVDGELLRLQAENTALQKNVAALQERYGKEAGKSTAAIEGQGDQLENQTPTVLSPMPLAEVELKWEMEKEEKKLLWEQLQGLESSKQAETSRLQEELAKLSEKLKKKQESFCRLQTEKETLFNDSRNKIEELQQRKEADLKAQLARNQKLQQELDAANQSLAELRDQRQGERLEHAAALRALQDQVSIKSADAKEQVKRLLAEKRALRINLAALEQIQTAKTQELNMLREQTAQVTSELQLRQTEYEHLMGQKDDLNSQLQESLRANSRLLEQLQEISQEKEQLTQELQDARKSAEKRKAMLDELAIETLQEKSQHKEELGAVRLRHEKEVLGVRARYERELRELHEDKKRQEEELRAQIREEKARTRELESLQQTVEELQAQVHSMDGAKGWFERRLKEAEESLQQQQQEQEDALKQCQEQHAKELKNKEEELQGVLDQLQQAQEERDSHLKTISNLKQEVKDTVDGQRILEKKGSAALKDLKRQLHLERKRADKLQERLQDILTNSKNRSGLEELVLSEMNSPSRTQTGDSSSVSSFSYREILREKESSTIPARSLSSSPQAQAPRPAELSDEEVAELFQRLAETQQEKWMLEEKVKHLEVSSASMAEDLCRKSAIIETYVMDSRIAWALADVSVAAGHTDRSGLGSVLRDLVKPGDENLREMNKKLQNMLEEQLTKNMHLHKASVAYSLPICPCSHPTP comes from the exons ATGACAGAGCTGCGTCTGCGCATTGAgctgttgggggggggaggggggaggaacaTGGCGCAAGCTCTGTCCGAGGAGGAGTTTCAACGGATGCAG GCTCAGCTTCTGGAACTCCGAACAAACAACTACCAGCTTTCAGATGAACTACGCAAGAATGGTGTTG AACTCACCAGTCTTCGACAGAAGGTCGCCTACCTGGATAAGGAGTTCAACAAagctcagaag GCACTGAGCAAGAGCAAGAAAGCTCAG GAAGTCGAGGGGCTGCTAAGTGAAAATGAAATGCTGCAAGCAAAGCTGCACAGCCAAGAGGAGGACTTCCGCTTGCAGAACAGCACACTTATGGCCGAGTTCAGCAAG CTCTGCAGCCAGATGGAACATCTGGAGCTGGAGAACCAGCAATTGAAGGATGAGGCTTccaaggcaggggctgcccagGCCGGGAGCGTTGTGGATGGGGAGCTGCTGAGACTGCAGGCAGAAAATACAGCCTTGCAGAAGAATGTGGCAG CTCTGCAGGAGCGCTATGGGaaagaggctgggaagtccacaGCTGCCATTGAAGGCCAAGGGGACCAGCTAGAGAACCAAACCCCCACCGTCTTATCCCCCATGCCACTGGCAGAGGTGGAGCTGAAGTGGGAaatggagaaggaggagaagaaattgCTCTGGGAGCAACTACAAGGCTTGGAG AGTTCAAAGCAAGCCGAAACATCCAGGCTACAGGAAGAACTTGCTAAG CTCTcagagaaactgaaaaagaagcaagaaag TTTTTGCCGTCTACAGACAGAGAAGGAGACACTATTCAATGATAGCCG GAACAAGATTGAGGAATTACAACAGCGGAAGGAAGCTGATCTCAAAGCTCAGTTGGCTAGAAATCAGAAGCTGCAGCAGGAGCTCGACGCTGCCAATCAG AGCCTGGCAGAGCTAAGAGATCAGCGACAGGGGGAACGGCTGGAACACGCAGCAGCTCTGCGAGCCCTACAGGATCAG GTGTCCATCAAGAGTGCGGATGCAAAGGAACAAGTAAAAAGACTTTTGGCTGAGAAAAGGGCCTTGAGGATTAACCTGGCTGCCCTGGAGCAG ATCCAAACAGCAAAGACCCAAGAGCTGAATATGCTCCGGGAACAGACTGCTCAGGTGACATCTGAGTTGCAGCTGCGGCAGACTGAGTATGAGCACCTCATGGGACAGAAAGATGACCTCAACTCCCAGCTTCAG GAGTCATTACGGGCCAATAGTCGGCTGCTGGAACAACTTCAAGAAATCAGTCAGGAGAAGGAACAATTGACCCAGGAACTACAGGATGCTCGGAAG AGTGCTGAGAAGAGGAAGGCCATGCTGGATGAGCTAGCAATAGAGACGCTGCAGGAGAAGTCCCAGCACAAGGAAGAGCTAGGAGCTGTCCGACTTCGGCATGAGAAGGAGGTGCTGGGGGTGCGTGCCCGTTATGAGCGCGAGCTCCGTGAGCTGCATGAGGACAAGAAGCGGCAGGAGGAGGAGCTCCGTGCCCAGATCCGAGAGGAGAAG GCCCGCACTCGGGAACTGGAGAGTCTCCAGCAGACAGTGGAAGAGCTTCAAGCTCAGGTACACTCTATGGATGGAGCCAAGGGCTGGTTTGAACGGCGCCTGAAGGAGGCTGAG GAatccctgcagcagcagcagcaggaacaaGAGGACGCCCTGAAGCAGTGTCAGGAGCAGCACGCCAAGGAGCTGAAG AACAAGGAAGAGGAACTacagggtgttctggatcagctccagcaggcccaggaggagcGTGACTCCCACCTGAAGACCATCAGCAACCTGAAGCAG GAGGTGAAGGACACCGTGGATGGACAGCGCATCCTGGAGAAGAAGGGCAGTGCTGCG CTCAAGGACCTCAAGCGGCAGCTGCACCTGGAGAGGAAACGGGCGGATAAGCTGCAGGAGCGGCTGCAGGACATTCTCACCAACAGCAAGAACCGTTCCG GCCTCGAGGAGCTGGTTCTCTCAGAAATGAACTCACCAAGCCGGACCCAGACTGGGGACAGCAGTAGCGTCTCCTCCTTCAGTTACCGAGAGATCTTGCGTGAGAAGGAGAGCTCGACCATTCCAGCCCGG TCCTTATCCAGCAGCCCTCAGGCCCAGGCTCCGAGACCAGCAGAGCTGTCAGATGAGGAAGTGGCTGAGCTCTTTCAGCGCCTGGCAGAAACACAGCAGGAGAAATGGATGCTAGAGGAGAAG GTGAAGCACCTGGAGGTGAGCAGCGCCTCTATGGCAGAGGACCTCTGCAGGAAGAGCGCCATCATTGAGACCTACGTCATGGACAGCCGGATCG CCTGGGCCCTTGCAGATGTGTCCGTGGCAGCAGGCCACACAGACCGCAGCGGGCTGGGCAGTGTCCTGAGAGACCTAGTGAAGCCAGGTGACGAGAACCTTCGGGAGATGAACAAGAAGCTACAGAACATGTTGGAGGAGCAGCTCACCAAGAATATGCATCTGCATAAGGCGAGTGTGGCCTACAGCCTGCCCATCTGTCCATGCAGCCATCCAACTCCCTAG